In a genomic window of Dehalococcoidia bacterium:
- a CDS encoding spore germination protein GerW family protein, with protein sequence MEDIENMVKTTISQIEKVLSSKTVIGEPITVGETTLIPLLSMGFGFGAAGGAGKSDAKQSGDGLKGGTGGAGGMRPIAIIVIDKEGVRIEPIKSSVAAALEKLGEKVPGVVEKIADRWGERKKE encoded by the coding sequence ATGGAAGATATTGAAAACATGGTGAAGACTACCATCAGTCAAATCGAGAAAGTTCTCAGCAGCAAAACGGTCATCGGTGAACCCATCACGGTAGGTGAAACAACGCTTATCCCTTTGCTCAGTATGGGGTTCGGTTTCGGCGCGGCGGGAGGTGCGGGAAAGTCTGATGCAAAACAGAGCGGTGACGGCCTGAAGGGCGGAACAGGCGGCGCAGGCGGTATGAGGCCGATCGCCATAATTGTCATAGATAAGGAAGGGGTGCGCATAGAACCTATTAAGAGCAGCGTGGCCGCAGCTCTTGAGAAGCTGGGTGAAAAGGTCCCCGGCGTGGTTGAAAAGATCGCTGACAGGTGGGGTGAACGCAAGAAGGAGTAA
- a CDS encoding nucleotidyltransferase family protein yields MKCLILASGFGTRLYPLTMNQAKALLPYKGKPMINHIVDKIPRDIEILVNVNMKFEHDFRKWGRKQDRDITICVENVKSDDEKLGAIGSLNYWIKKKNITEDLLLFGADNYFEFDLANFLAAYDGRHVFVAVYDVGHPSKATQYGVVKIEGDRIIELEEKPAMPKTSLVATACWILPPRVFPIISTFCDKSLRDNLGVFITHLVGIDTVKVYPFEEKWIDIGNLEIYHATK; encoded by the coding sequence ATGAAATGTTTGATCCTGGCCAGTGGTTTTGGTACGAGGCTATACCCGTTGACGATGAACCAGGCCAAAGCGCTTTTACCCTATAAAGGCAAACCTATGATCAACCATATCGTGGACAAGATACCCCGGGACATCGAGATACTTGTTAACGTAAATATGAAATTTGAGCATGATTTTCGGAAGTGGGGTAGGAAGCAAGACCGTGATATAACTATCTGTGTCGAGAACGTCAAATCGGATGATGAGAAGCTGGGCGCCATCGGTTCGCTTAACTACTGGATAAAGAAGAAAAATATTACAGAGGACCTGCTGCTTTTCGGCGCCGATAATTATTTCGAGTTCGACTTGGCCAACTTCCTGGCTGCATACGACGGCCGGCATGTTTTCGTGGCTGTATATGATGTCGGGCACCCTTCTAAAGCTACGCAGTATGGCGTGGTGAAGATCGAAGGCGACCGCATCATCGAGCTTGAGGAAAAGCCCGCCATGCCCAAGACCAGCCTCGTAGCCACGGCCTGCTGGATATTGCCGCCCAGGGTATTTCCCATCATCAGTACGTTCTGCGATAAATCTCTCAGGGATAACCTGGGTGTTTTTATCACCCACCTTGTCGGTATTGACACTGTGAAGGTCTATCCATTTGAGGAGAAGTGGATCGACATCGGCAATCTCGAGATATATCACGCGACGAAGTGA
- a CDS encoding SprT family zinc-dependent metalloprotease yields MSAAIKRNRRLTLIGEGEVDLMGRSVGYRLKQSQRTRGIRLEIRSETGLTVVVPGRYTQRQVLDILQQKARWIIKHLPNNDPVQLPLLIPEPGQGDKLYFMGRPIEISISTAKSATSSAVLDGHKLLVSTGARDGAMPRILEKWYRQQAAMIFRQKAGNFQQAMGLHHNSIFIRGQRTRWGSCSPAGNLTLNWKLLMAPEEIIDYVVIHELTHLRHMNHSKKFWDMVEQYCPNWRRYRKWLVTHEDELKARASFKL; encoded by the coding sequence ATGAGCGCCGCAATCAAACGAAACCGCCGTCTCACCCTTATCGGCGAGGGAGAGGTCGACCTGATGGGCAGATCCGTCGGTTACAGGTTGAAGCAAAGCCAGAGGACCAGGGGCATCAGGCTCGAGATACGCAGCGAAACAGGCCTGACGGTGGTTGTACCCGGGAGGTACACTCAGCGACAGGTCCTGGATATACTCCAGCAAAAAGCCCGCTGGATAATTAAACATCTGCCGAACAACGATCCGGTTCAGTTGCCATTGTTAATTCCCGAGCCCGGCCAGGGCGACAAGCTGTATTTCATGGGCAGGCCGATCGAAATCAGCATCAGCACTGCGAAATCGGCAACATCCTCGGCCGTACTGGATGGCCATAAACTGCTGGTCTCCACAGGAGCAAGGGACGGCGCTATGCCCCGAATCCTTGAGAAGTGGTACAGACAGCAGGCTGCGATGATCTTCAGGCAAAAGGCCGGTAACTTCCAGCAGGCTATGGGCCTGCACCACAACAGTATTTTCATACGCGGGCAGAGAACACGCTGGGGCAGCTGTTCGCCTGCAGGTAACCTGACACTGAACTGGAAACTGCTGATGGCGCCTGAAGAAATCATCGACTACGTTGTTATACACGAACTGACCCACCTCAGACATATGAACCATTCGAAAAAATTCTGGGACATGGTGGAGCAGTACTGCCCGAACTGGAGGAGATATCGAAAATGGCTTGTCACACACGAAGACGAGCTCAAGGCACGCGCTTCTTTTAAGCTATAA
- a CDS encoding cupin domain-containing protein codes for MKVHHYREVEAVEAAAGVRMHIVAGPKEGAPNFIMRVFEIEPGSNTPFHQHDWEHEIFILEGPAAVKHKDGETSLKPGHAIFIPANEMHGILNKGDLTVKLICVIPNVDKK; via the coding sequence ATGAAAGTACATCATTACCGGGAAGTCGAAGCTGTTGAGGCCGCCGCCGGTGTGCGCATGCACATTGTGGCCGGACCGAAGGAGGGCGCTCCCAATTTCATCATGCGTGTCTTTGAGATAGAGCCGGGCAGCAATACCCCCTTTCATCAACACGATTGGGAGCATGAGATTTTTATACTTGAAGGACCGGCGGCGGTCAAACATAAGGACGGGGAGACTTCTCTCAAGCCGGGACACGCCATTTTTATACCGGCCAACGAAATGCACGGGATTCTAAATAAGGGAGACCTCACGGTCAAACTGATCTGCGTCATACCCAACGTAGATAAAAAATAA
- a CDS encoding 2-oxoacid:acceptor oxidoreductase family protein — protein MAAKSSLDNKPLEIRWHGRGGQGAITAAKIIAEAAYAKGFKGITAAPSFGAERRGAPVSASTRISTEPVLVVSQVEYPHIVVVLDHTLLKYPDVIQGLGKNGWLIVNSPLSPRELGIKGEFNIATADATRVCQDLELIVAGLVIVNTAILGALVRATKIVDIPTLEKVVRERFSRNTVDINLAAINRTYEITKVGK, from the coding sequence ATGGCTGCTAAATCTTCCCTTGACAATAAACCGCTGGAGATCAGGTGGCACGGACGTGGCGGCCAGGGTGCAATCACAGCTGCCAAGATAATCGCTGAGGCGGCATATGCCAAAGGCTTCAAAGGAATAACGGCAGCACCCTCCTTCGGGGCCGAGAGGCGCGGCGCACCGGTCAGCGCTTCAACCCGGATATCCACTGAGCCTGTTCTGGTAGTATCGCAGGTCGAATATCCCCACATCGTAGTTGTACTCGATCATACGCTGCTCAAATACCCTGACGTAATACAGGGTCTGGGCAAAAACGGCTGGCTGATAGTAAATTCCCCGCTTTCGCCCAGGGAACTCGGTATAAAAGGGGAGTTCAATATAGCGACAGCCGATGCCACCAGGGTATGCCAGGACCTGGAACTGATTGTGGCAGGGCTGGTTATAGTTAATACAGCCATACTGGGAGCGCTGGTACGGGCCACGAAAATAGTGGATATACCGACCCTGGAAAAGGTTGTGCGCGAGCGTTTTTCGCGCAATACTGTGGATATCAACCTGGCCGCAATAAACAGAACTTACGAGATAACCAAGGTAGGCAAATAA
- a CDS encoding 4Fe-4S binding protein: MGTRDCSHICDESSPGIGEAGRTGEWRTHLPVIDDKRCTASKLNKPTCFLCWLYCPEAVMTRSIPPSIDLEYCKGCGICAQVCPVQAITMVPEEKKLD, encoded by the coding sequence ATGGGTACCAGAGATTGCAGCCACATCTGCGATGAGTCGTCTCCCGGCATCGGCGAGGCGGGCAGGACCGGCGAATGGCGCACTCACCTTCCGGTCATAGACGACAAGCGATGCACTGCTTCAAAATTAAACAAGCCAACCTGCTTTCTCTGCTGGCTCTATTGCCCCGAGGCCGTTATGACTCGGTCGATACCGCCTTCTATAGACCTCGAATACTGTAAGGGATGCGGTATCTGCGCGCAGGTATGCCCGGTGCAGGCCATAACAATGGTTCCCGAAGAGAAAAAACTGGACTGA
- a CDS encoding transketolase C-terminal domain-containing protein: MAVQRKSNMHILDGNQAAAIAARLSRVQVVAAYPITPQTPLTEKLSHFVEDGQLKAEYVAVESEHSAMAVCTSASIVGARTFTATSSHGLAYMHEMLHWAAGARLPIVMACVNRAIGAPWNVLNDQQDSISQRDTGWIQIYCRNNQDILDTVIQAYRIAESVYVPVMVCYDGYILSHTEMPVDIPEQVDVDRYLPPYKPHTTLDPDNPKNYNLVTLANPRVGVDGKLCHGYMELRYLLQEALQNSRETILQAGKEFNEIFGRDYANMFWEDRNEDAEITIVAMGSLASEAIVAADMLREEGIKVGVLGLRVFRPFPKQDVVQALRKSRLIVVFDKNISYGSEGATCSEIKSALYGTYINAAIRNFIVGLGGRDVKARELAEATKKAISSLKETVTNPDYPEWICHI, from the coding sequence ATGGCAGTACAAAGAAAATCAAACATGCACATACTTGACGGAAACCAGGCGGCCGCTATAGCGGCCAGGCTGAGCCGTGTGCAGGTCGTGGCCGCTTATCCCATCACTCCACAGACACCGCTCACCGAGAAGCTCTCGCACTTCGTGGAGGACGGCCAGCTCAAGGCCGAGTACGTGGCCGTGGAGAGCGAGCACAGCGCCATGGCGGTTTGCACCTCCGCCTCTATCGTAGGCGCTCGCACTTTCACTGCCACCAGCTCACACGGGCTGGCATACATGCACGAGATGCTGCACTGGGCTGCCGGCGCACGCCTGCCCATTGTCATGGCCTGCGTGAACCGCGCCATCGGCGCGCCCTGGAATGTTCTCAACGATCAGCAGGACTCGATCTCGCAGCGCGATACCGGCTGGATCCAGATATATTGCCGCAATAACCAGGACATCCTGGACACGGTTATACAGGCTTATCGCATAGCAGAGAGCGTTTACGTGCCCGTCATGGTCTGCTACGACGGATATATCCTTTCCCATACCGAGATGCCGGTCGACATACCCGAGCAGGTGGATGTTGACCGATACCTGCCGCCCTATAAGCCCCACACAACTCTTGATCCAGATAATCCCAAGAACTATAACCTGGTTACACTGGCCAATCCACGCGTGGGCGTAGACGGCAAACTCTGCCATGGATATATGGAACTCAGATATCTGCTGCAGGAAGCTCTGCAGAACTCCCGGGAGACGATTTTACAGGCAGGAAAGGAATTCAACGAAATATTCGGCCGCGATTACGCAAATATGTTCTGGGAAGACCGAAATGAGGATGCCGAGATCACCATCGTCGCCATGGGCAGCCTGGCCTCCGAAGCGATTGTAGCGGCTGACATGCTGAGAGAGGAAGGCATCAAGGTAGGTGTGCTGGGATTACGCGTGTTCCGCCCCTTCCCCAAGCAGGACGTTGTACAGGCTCTGCGCAAATCCCGCTTGATCGTGGTTTTCGATAAAAATATCAGCTACGGCTCGGAGGGCGCAACCTGCTCCGAGATAAAGTCGGCGCTTTACGGCACATATATCAACGCAGCCATCAGGAACTTCATCGTCGGGCTGGGCGGACGCGACGTGAAAGCCCGCGAGCTTGCCGAAGCGACAAAGAAAGCAATATCATCACTTAAAGAGACGGTGACCAACCCTGATTACCCCGAATGGATCTGCCACATTTAA
- a CDS encoding thiamine pyrophosphate-dependent enzyme has product MKANAVNLIEKEWILPGNRTCPGCALSLAYRHTLKALEGQCIVTVPASCATVLHGMYPITAVNVPCVNTPFASTGASATGLVAGLRALGKKGITVLAFAGDGGTHDIGIQSLSGAAERQYDFMYICYDNEGYMNTGNQRSGSTPLGAVSGTTPILGKQQYQKDMTAIMEAHGLPYVATCSASYPLDLYEKVKKAKTIEGTRFIHIHTPCPPGWLFPFSDTIKFGEMAVETGLVVLYEIEDKIFRLTSASESLARKGGNLQPVREYFKSQGRFKTITEEQIDELQQWVNARWKQCLNRATNL; this is encoded by the coding sequence TTGAAAGCGAATGCCGTTAACCTGATCGAGAAAGAATGGATCTTACCGGGCAACCGCACCTGCCCCGGGTGCGCACTTTCACTGGCGTACAGACACACCCTGAAAGCACTCGAGGGACAGTGTATCGTAACGGTGCCTGCCAGCTGTGCGACCGTGTTGCACGGTATGTATCCCATAACAGCCGTGAATGTGCCATGTGTGAATACTCCTTTCGCTTCCACCGGCGCTTCTGCTACCGGGTTGGTGGCCGGGCTGAGGGCGCTGGGCAAGAAGGGAATAACCGTACTGGCATTCGCCGGAGACGGAGGCACACATGATATCGGCATACAGTCGCTGAGCGGCGCAGCTGAGCGCCAATATGATTTCATGTATATTTGCTATGACAACGAGGGCTATATGAACACGGGCAACCAGCGTTCGGGTTCCACGCCTCTAGGCGCCGTGTCGGGGACCACACCCATACTGGGCAAGCAGCAATACCAGAAAGACATGACGGCCATCATGGAGGCGCACGGCCTCCCCTACGTGGCAACCTGTTCGGCCTCCTATCCTCTGGACCTTTACGAGAAAGTTAAAAAGGCCAAGACCATCGAAGGAACCAGGTTCATTCATATTCACACTCCCTGCCCGCCCGGATGGCTCTTCCCCTTCAGCGACACCATTAAATTCGGCGAGATGGCGGTGGAGACCGGCCTGGTCGTGCTCTACGAGATCGAGGACAAGATATTCAGGCTGACCTCCGCCAGCGAATCACTGGCCCGCAAAGGAGGTAACCTGCAGCCCGTGCGCGAGTATTTCAAATCTCAGGGCAGGTTCAAGACCATAACCGAGGAACAGATCGACGAGCTCCAGCAATGGGTTAACGCCCGCTGGAAGCAGTGCCTTAACAGGGCCACCAACCTTTAA
- a CDS encoding 4Fe-4S binding protein, whose protein sequence is MVDQVYGKLAGAINARSTAFPAVKCDEFYDLVEFLFNPEEASIFVAMPLELSRVEEIAANLPTKDLQKLEGQLEVMADKGLIHIRERDGVKLYEALPFVPGITEFQLMRGIVDERHKKFAALLRDYSKAMIRTMLSADAPPMEYSAPGRKVAVDQEVDSKSTIVPLHELKELLLKTEYISVGTCICRHQGALLGRPSAKPVNNCMVLGESAKFAAERGFTTRLTQQEAIQRIEEAEEAGLIHTFANSPDRFTNLLCNCYKDLCLITRMTSKSPAPSTAVNARYLVTIKEDCCTGCEACIPRCQMDALKMVDGRLLRDEIRCIGCGICMWVCPTDALELKPRPASRIPLRG, encoded by the coding sequence ATGGTTGATCAGGTCTACGGTAAACTGGCGGGCGCGATTAATGCCCGTTCTACTGCTTTCCCCGCCGTCAAATGCGATGAGTTTTACGACCTCGTGGAATTCTTATTCAACCCGGAAGAGGCGTCTATCTTCGTGGCCATGCCGCTTGAACTGAGCAGAGTTGAAGAAATAGCTGCCAACCTGCCCACCAAAGACCTGCAGAAGCTGGAGGGGCAGCTTGAGGTCATGGCCGACAAGGGACTGATACATATCCGGGAGAGGGACGGCGTGAAGCTGTACGAGGCCCTGCCCTTTGTGCCGGGCATTACCGAATTTCAACTCATGCGGGGAATAGTCGACGAGAGACATAAAAAGTTCGCTGCGCTGTTGAGGGATTACTCCAAAGCCATGATAAGGACCATGCTGTCGGCCGACGCTCCCCCTATGGAGTACTCGGCGCCCGGCCGCAAGGTGGCTGTGGATCAGGAGGTCGACAGCAAAAGCACGATCGTACCTCTGCATGAACTGAAGGAACTGCTGCTGAAAACGGAATATATCTCCGTGGGAACATGTATCTGCAGGCACCAGGGCGCCCTGCTGGGCAGACCGTCCGCCAAGCCGGTCAACAACTGCATGGTGCTGGGAGAATCCGCTAAATTTGCCGCTGAAAGGGGATTCACTACACGGCTGACTCAGCAAGAGGCCATACAGCGCATCGAGGAAGCGGAAGAAGCGGGCCTCATTCATACCTTCGCCAACAGCCCTGACAGGTTTACCAACCTGCTGTGCAACTGCTATAAGGACCTTTGTCTGATTACACGCATGACCAGCAAATCTCCCGCGCCCAGCACGGCGGTGAACGCACGGTACCTGGTCACGATAAAAGAAGATTGCTGCACCGGTTGCGAGGCCTGCATACCCAGATGCCAGATGGACGCTCTCAAGATGGTTGACGGTAGATTATTACGGGATGAGATACGCTGTATCGGCTGCGGCATCTGCATGTGGGTCTGTCCCACCGATGCACTTGAACTGAAGCCAAGGCCGGCCAGCAGAATTCCCCTGCGCGGTTGA
- a CDS encoding 4Fe-4S binding protein, with product MVDAVYDKLAAALNARGTTVPSIVCQEYYDLVQFLFTPEEAAIACAMPIEYATVEEIAKNLGTKDLGKVAAQLEVMGNKGLIHIKESSGKKLYEGLPFVPGLIEFQLMKGIVDERSKKWAVLLSAYSKAVKREFMSGKPIKIEKSVPGKVIKVGKEVRQLACVIPYKEMKQLILDTEHIAAGTCVCRHQGNLLGKPSSEPMGNCMVLGESAIFSIERGFTRRLSRDEALQKLDEAEEAGLVHNYVNNPGQFTNLLCNCCGCHCFILRGAKHAPAPSQMVNPRYLVYINEKDCTGCEACIGRCWMKALKMEDGKLVRDEIRCIGCGICMWACPTDALYLEPREAGKVPLQKC from the coding sequence ATGGTTGACGCTGTCTACGATAAACTGGCTGCCGCATTGAACGCCCGCGGGACGACCGTGCCTTCGATTGTCTGCCAGGAATATTATGACCTGGTGCAGTTCCTGTTCACACCCGAGGAGGCCGCAATTGCCTGCGCCATGCCCATTGAGTATGCGACTGTGGAAGAAATAGCCAAAAACCTGGGTACGAAGGATCTCGGGAAAGTTGCAGCACAGCTCGAGGTCATGGGCAATAAAGGCCTGATTCATATTAAAGAAAGCAGCGGAAAAAAACTCTATGAGGGATTGCCTTTCGTGCCGGGACTGATCGAGTTCCAGTTGATGAAAGGCATCGTCGATGAGCGCAGCAAGAAATGGGCCGTCCTGCTGAGCGCCTATTCCAAGGCGGTTAAACGGGAATTCATGTCCGGCAAGCCGATTAAAATCGAAAAATCAGTGCCTGGTAAGGTAATTAAGGTGGGGAAAGAAGTCAGGCAGCTCGCCTGCGTAATCCCCTACAAGGAGATGAAACAGCTGATACTGGATACAGAGCATATCGCCGCGGGGACCTGCGTATGCAGACACCAGGGCAACCTGCTGGGCAAACCAAGCTCAGAACCCATGGGAAACTGCATGGTCTTGGGTGAATCCGCTATATTCTCGATCGAACGCGGATTCACCAGGCGCCTGTCCAGGGATGAAGCCCTCCAGAAGCTGGATGAAGCCGAGGAAGCCGGCCTGGTGCACAATTATGTCAACAATCCGGGCCAATTCACCAATCTGCTGTGCAACTGCTGCGGATGCCACTGTTTCATCCTGCGGGGCGCCAAGCACGCCCCGGCTCCCAGCCAGATGGTCAATCCCCGATACCTGGTATATATCAATGAGAAAGACTGTACCGGCTGCGAGGCCTGTATCGGACGGTGCTGGATGAAAGCCCTGAAGATGGAAGACGGCAAGCTGGTGCGTGACGAGATACGCTGCATCGGCTGCGGCATCTGCATGTGGGCCTGTCCCACAGATGCGCTTTATCTCGAACCGAGGGAAGCCGGCAAGGTACCGCTCCAAAAGTGTTGA
- a CDS encoding 4Fe-4S binding protein has protein sequence MVEPVYEKLIPVLNSRSTFLVPCIKCDEFFDLISYLYSPVEAEIACAMPYDFATARQIASGIPGSHPEKVAEHLETMANKALIHSKRENGETLYELLPLFPGVMELQFWRDDKEYLGKLDILLGQYLVAMWRLRKSGAQIVTETPSAPRKVTVGQEIMSRSTIIPYAEMKELIKQSEYIGAALCHCRELGQQWGNPCSRPMDNCMILGSSAKFTIEKGLTKQLNVEQALQVLEEAEKAGLIHQYADTPDHFSNILCNCCGCHCIALKGYKKAPAPSQTVIARYLIKIDEEACTACEACLERCQMDALKMEGGRLFRDELRCIGCGLCMYVCPVEALSLEKRPAGKIPLRAC, from the coding sequence ATGGTTGAACCTGTCTATGAGAAATTGATACCGGTACTTAATTCACGCAGCACTTTTCTGGTCCCCTGTATCAAGTGTGACGAGTTTTTTGACCTGATATCTTATTTATACAGCCCCGTCGAGGCAGAGATCGCCTGCGCCATGCCTTACGATTTCGCCACGGCCCGACAGATTGCATCCGGTATCCCGGGCAGCCATCCCGAGAAAGTTGCCGAGCACCTTGAGACCATGGCGAACAAGGCGTTGATACATTCGAAAAGGGAAAACGGCGAGACGCTCTACGAGCTCCTTCCTCTCTTCCCGGGTGTCATGGAGCTTCAATTCTGGCGTGATGATAAAGAGTATCTGGGAAAGCTGGACATCCTGCTCGGCCAATACCTGGTAGCGATGTGGCGGCTGCGCAAATCCGGCGCTCAGATCGTAACTGAAACACCGTCCGCCCCCAGGAAAGTAACTGTCGGACAGGAGATCATGAGCCGCTCCACGATTATCCCCTATGCGGAGATGAAAGAACTGATCAAGCAAAGCGAGTATATCGGCGCGGCGCTCTGCCACTGCCGCGAGCTTGGACAGCAATGGGGCAATCCATGCTCCAGGCCGATGGACAACTGCATGATCCTGGGTTCTTCAGCTAAATTCACTATCGAAAAGGGATTGACCAAACAGCTAAATGTGGAGCAGGCGCTCCAGGTGCTGGAGGAAGCGGAAAAGGCCGGCCTGATACATCAGTACGCCGATACGCCCGATCACTTCTCAAATATCCTGTGCAACTGCTGCGGATGCCACTGCATAGCGCTCAAGGGCTATAAAAAAGCGCCGGCCCCCAGCCAGACCGTCATCGCACGTTACCTGATCAAGATCGATGAGGAAGCCTGCACGGCCTGCGAGGCCTGCCTGGAGCGCTGCCAGATGGACGCATTGAAAATGGAGGGCGGCCGACTATTTAGGGATGAATTACGCTGTATAGGCTGCGGGCTATGTATGTATGTATGTCCCGTAGAAGCATTGTCCCTGGAGAAGAGGCCCGCCGGAAAAATACCGTTGAGAGCCTGTTAA
- a CDS encoding acyl-CoA dehydrogenase family protein, protein MDFDLGGKTDQLRREIRQFALAEVVGKPYHTAMLEEESADEDWEFSLSISRKLAQKKWLCMNWPEQYGGMGASYWEQFVYSEEAGYYEIPGTSMGISGTGINGPSLMLFGNEEQKQKYLPLIASGDPDGIWCTAYSEPDSGSDYNKIKTIAVRSGDDYIINGQKVWTSCAHRARWCWLACKTDPTSNKIHKSMSIIIVDMKNPGITTRPLINLSGIHSFNEVYFDNVRVPASNLVGEENKGFYMLIPALAIERLSLAPHVLGTGRRILELLVRYSRENNHKGKPLSADLVVRHKLAERALELETLRLFGLEIMWKMSTGKMPGYEAARNKLYCNIVTDNMARTGLEIVGANSQISPDSRWAKLRGRCQNLYLVNMGWFSAAGTMEIQKNVIGQFKLGLPRAY, encoded by the coding sequence ATGGATTTCGACCTTGGTGGAAAGACGGATCAGCTGCGCAGGGAGATACGCCAATTTGCCCTTGCCGAAGTTGTGGGAAAACCTTACCACACCGCCATGCTGGAAGAGGAGAGCGCGGACGAGGACTGGGAGTTTTCGCTGTCTATATCCAGGAAGCTTGCACAGAAGAAATGGCTCTGCATGAACTGGCCTGAGCAATACGGGGGTATGGGCGCATCATACTGGGAACAATTTGTTTACTCCGAGGAGGCCGGCTACTATGAGATTCCCGGCACGAGCATGGGTATATCCGGCACCGGCATTAATGGACCCAGCCTGATGCTATTCGGCAACGAGGAGCAGAAACAGAAGTATCTTCCCCTGATAGCCTCGGGTGATCCCGATGGGATCTGGTGCACCGCTTACAGCGAACCCGATTCGGGCTCCGACTACAATAAGATCAAGACCATCGCTGTCAGATCGGGAGACGACTATATTATAAACGGACAGAAAGTGTGGACGAGCTGCGCCCACCGCGCACGCTGGTGCTGGCTGGCATGCAAAACCGATCCAACGTCGAACAAGATCCACAAAAGCATGAGCATCATCATCGTGGATATGAAAAACCCCGGCATCACTACCAGGCCTCTCATCAATCTTTCGGGTATTCACAGTTTCAACGAGGTCTATTTCGACAACGTGAGGGTGCCGGCGTCGAACCTGGTCGGCGAGGAGAATAAAGGATTCTACATGCTGATCCCCGCCCTGGCAATCGAGCGGCTCTCCCTGGCGCCTCATGTGCTGGGCACGGGACGACGCATACTTGAATTGCTCGTCCGCTACTCCAGGGAAAACAATCATAAAGGGAAACCCCTGTCTGCCGACCTGGTAGTGCGCCATAAGCTGGCTGAGCGCGCCCTGGAGCTCGAGACACTACGGCTCTTCGGGCTTGAGATAATGTGGAAAATGAGCACCGGTAAGATGCCGGGCTATGAGGCAGCCAGAAACAAGCTGTACTGCAATATCGTCACGGACAACATGGCCAGGACCGGGCTAGAGATCGTGGGCGCCAATTCACAGATAAGCCCCGATTCCAGGTGGGCGAAACTGAGGGGCCGCTGCCAGAACCTGTACCTCGTTAATATGGGTTGGTTCAGCGCCGCCGGTACGATGGAAATACAGAAGAACGTTATCGGCCAGTTTAAGCTCGGACTGCCGCGCGCCTATTAA
- a CDS encoding YgcG family protein, translated as MTACLAVTMLPVFNMPVLAQNFPELTGYVNDNAGLLSSEAKAELESELSQLEKDTTAQVFVATVKSLEGDSIEDYASRLFEKWKIGQKDKDNGVLFLVALDDRKMRIEVGYGLEPVITDGRAGRIRDDDVLPLFKNNDYEGGIKAGVASIEKYIRDGTPPAPLEENPVKSALGDFVFVFFILSIVTIYLSGFMARSKNVWVGGIWGAIAGVIMGLSIGGIAALIIAPLIFTGLGLGTDYALTRNYQKLKEAGKSTDWHKTGGGFWGGFGGGSGGGFGGGFGGGGGGMSGGGGASGGW; from the coding sequence GTGACAGCCTGTCTGGCTGTCACAATGCTGCCTGTCTTCAACATGCCGGTGTTGGCACAGAATTTTCCTGAGCTCACCGGCTATGTCAACGATAACGCCGGATTGCTTTCATCCGAAGCAAAGGCCGAGCTTGAATCTGAATTGTCGCAGCTCGAGAAAGATACTACGGCGCAGGTCTTTGTGGCGACTGTAAAAAGCCTTGAAGGGGACAGTATAGAGGACTATGCCAGCAGGCTGTTCGAGAAATGGAAGATCGGGCAGAAAGATAAAGACAACGGGGTTCTTTTCCTGGTAGCCCTGGATGATCGCAAGATGCGTATCGAAGTCGGATACGGACTTGAGCCGGTGATCACTGACGGGCGCGCGGGCAGGATACGCGATGACGACGTGCTGCCGCTGTTCAAGAACAACGATTACGAGGGTGGGATTAAGGCGGGTGTGGCTTCAATTGAGAAGTATATCAGGGACGGCACTCCGCCTGCTCCGCTTGAGGAAAACCCGGTGAAATCTGCGTTAGGTGATTTTGTCTTTGTTTTTTTTATCCTTTCTATAGTCACGATTTACCTTTCAGGATTCATGGCGCGCAGCAAGAATGTATGGGTGGGTGGTATCTGGGGCGCCATAGCCGGTGTCATTATGGGGCTGTCGATCGGGGGAATTGCGGCGCTGATAATTGCGCCGCTGATATTCACAGGTCTTGGCCTGGGCACGGATTACGCGCTTACGCGTAATTACCAGAAGCTGAAGGAAGCTGGAAAATCCACTGACTGGCATAAAACCGGGGGTGGTTTCTGGGGAGGCTTTGGTGGAGGGTCGGGAGGCGGTTTCGGCGGAGGATTTGGCGGCGGCGGCGGTGGAATGTCCGGAGGAGGAGGCGCCAGCGGCGGGTGGTAG